A genome region from Tursiops truncatus isolate mTurTru1 chromosome 15, mTurTru1.mat.Y, whole genome shotgun sequence includes the following:
- the E2F1 gene encoding transcription factor E2F1 isoform X2 has translation MAVAGAPTGGPCAPALEALLGAGALRLLDSSQIVIISTAQDASAPPAPAGPAAPAAGPRDPDLLLFATPQAPRPTPSAPRPALGRPPVKRRLDLETDHQYLAESSGPARGRGRHPGKGVKSPGEKSRYETSLNLTTKRFLELLSRSADGVVDLNWAAEVLKVQKRRIYDITNVLEGIQLIAKKSKNHIQWLGSHAAVGIGGRLEGLTQDLQQLQESERQLDHLIHMCTTQLRLLSEDADSQRLAYVTCQDLRSIADPAEQMVMVIKAPPETQLQAVDSSETFQISLKSKQGPIDVFLCPEESAGGISPGKTPSQGAASGEEDRAADPATTVPPPPSSPPSSPATDPSQSLLSLEQEPLLSRMGSLRAPMEEDRLSPLVAADSLLEHVREDFAGLLPEEFISLSPPHEALDYHFGLEEGEGIRDLFDCDFGDLTPLDF, from the exons ATGGCCGTGGCCGGGGCCCCCACGGGTGGCCCTTGCGCGCCGGCGCTGGAGGCCCTCCTCGGGGCCGGCGCGCTGCGGCTGCTCGACTCCTCGCAGATCGTCATCATCTCCACGGCGCAGGACGCCAGCGCCCCGCCGGCCCCTGCcggccccgccgcccccgccgccgggCCCCGCGACCCCGACCTGCTGCTCTTCGCCACGCCGCAGGCGCCCCGGCCCACACCCAGCGCGCCGCGCCCCGCGCTCGGCCGCCCGCCG GTGAAGCGGAGGCTGGACTTGGAAACTGACCATCAGTACCTGGCCGAGAGCAGTGGGCCAGCTCGGGGCAGAGGCCGCCACCCAGGAAAAG GTGTGAAATCCCCAGGGGAGAAGTCACGCTATGAAACATCGCTGAATCTGACTACCAAGCGCTTCCTGGAGTTGCTGAGCCGCTCGGCCGATGGTGTCGTCGACCTGAACTGGGCAGCTGAGGTGCTGAAGGTGCAGAAGCGGCGCATCTATGACATCACCAACGTCCTTGAGGGCATCCAGCTCATCGCCAAGAAGTCCAAGAACCACATCCAGTGGCT AGGCAGCCATGCAGCAGTGGGGATCGGTGGGCGGCTTGAAGGATTGACCCAGGACCTCCAGCAACTGCAGGAAAGCGAGCGGCAGCTGGACCACCTGATCCACATGTGCACCACTCAGCTGCGTCTGCTTTCCGAGGATGCTGACAGCCAGCG CCTGGCCTACGTGACCTGCCAGGACCTTCGTAGCATTGCAGACCCTGCAGAACAGATGGTTATGGTGATCAAGGCCCCCCCCGAGACCCAGCTTCAAGCCGTGGACTCCTCAGAG ACCTTTCAGATCTCCCTTAAGAGCAAACAAGGCCCCATCGATGTTTTCCTGTGCCCTGAGGAGAGTGCGGGCGGGATCAGCCCCGGGAAGACCCCGTCCCAGGGTGCAGCTTCTGGGGAGGAGGACAGGGCAGCTGACCCTGCCACCACAgtgccaccaccaccatcatctcccCCCTCATCCCCTGCCACGGATCCCAGTCAGTCCCTGCTAAGCCTGGAGCAAG AACCTCTGCTTTCCCGGATGGGCAGCCTGCGGGCCCCCATGGAAGAGGACCGCCTGTCCCCGCTGGTGGCGGCTGACTCGCTCCTGGAGCACGTGCGGGAGGACTTCGCCGGCCTCCTCCCCGAGGAGTTCATCAGCCTGTCCCCCCCGCACGAGGCCCTCGACTACCACTTCGGCCTTGAGGAGGGCGAGGGCATCAGAGACCTCTTCGACTGTGACTTTGGGGACCTCACTCCCCTGGATTTCTGA
- the NECAB3 gene encoding N-terminal EF-hand calcium-binding protein 3 isoform X2 has product MACAGLLTVCLIRPPAPEPPRPPAPAPAAGSAGHALFQDVFRRADKNDDGKLSFEEFQNYFADGVLSPGELRELFSSIDGHPADNLETEKLCDYFSEHLGVYRPVLAALESLNCAVLTAMDTTKLEYERASKVDQFVTRFLLRETVSQLQALQSSLEGASDTLEAQAHGPRSDEERVEVQSRPRGSRRAGRRALRSVSRSPTWSPGSSDTAPSLRGPVPDPQGRAQRLRCTGGSRSTVSRSSSTSWNARPPGWNPCTKRSLPRGPTRTSSWPKGRCRWQRKPCRTSTMPCAATWTSQGPRAIACMCLPRRCWTVPPSPCTSSGRMRPPGEGTSSPPAVRPSSASSLTTCRLQTPSPLCSSQHPGGL; this is encoded by the exons ATGGCGTGCGCGGGGCTGCTCACTGTGTGCCTGATCCGGCCGCCTGCGCCGGAGCCCCCGCGACCCCCCGCGCCCGCGCCGGCAGCCGGATCCGCAGGACACGCGCTCTTCCAAGAC GTTTTCCGCAGAGCAGACAAGAATG ATGATGGTAAGCTCTCATTTGAAGAATTCCAGAATTACTTTGCCGATGGGGTTCTCAGCCCCGGGGAGCTGCGAGAGCTGTTCAGCAGTATTGATGGGCATCCCGCTGA CAATTTGGAAACGGAGAAACTGTGTG ACTACTTCTCTGAACACCTGGGCGTCTATCGGCCTGTGCTGGCTGCACTGGAGTCGCTGAACTGTGCAGTGCTCACTGCCATGGACACCACCAAGCTG gagtATGAGCGGGCCTCCAAGGTGGACCAGTTTGTGACACGCTTCCTATTGCGGGAGACGGTGAGCCAGCTCCAAGCCCTGCAGAGCTCGCTGGAGGGGGCGTCAGATACCCTGGAGGCCCAGGCCCACGGCCCACG GTCAGATGAAGAGAGGGTGGAGGTGCAGAGCAGGCCCCGAGGCAGCCGGCGGGCAGGGCGCAGGGCCCTGCGGAGTGTCAGTCGGTCACCCACCTGGTCTCCTGGCTCCTCTGACACAG CCCCCAGCCTGAGGGGGCCCGTGCCTGACCCCCAGGGCAGAGCTCAGAGGCTGAGATGCACTGGCGGCTCCAGATCAACCGTCTCCAGGAGCTCATCGACCAGCTGGAATGCAAG GCCCCCCGGCTGGAACCCCTGCACGAAGAGGAGTTTACCAAGGGGCCCAACTCG CACATCCTCGTGGCCCAAAGGCAGGTGCAGGTGGCAGAGGAAGCCCTGCAGGACTTCCACCATGCCCTGTGCTGCTACGTGGACTTCACAGGGGCCCAGAGCCATTGCCTGCA TGTGTCTGCCCAGAAGATGCTGGACAGTGCCTCCTTCACCCTGTACGAGTTCTGGCAGGATGAGGCCTCCTGGAGAAG GCACCAGCAGTCCGCCTGCAGTAAGGCCTTCCAGCGCATCCTCATTGACCACCTGCAGGCTCCAGACACCCTCACCACTGTGTTCTTCCCAG CATCCTGGTGGATTATGA
- the NECAB3 gene encoding N-terminal EF-hand calcium-binding protein 3 isoform X4, with amino-acid sequence MACAGLLTVCLIRPPAPEPPRPPAPAPAAGSAGHALFQDVFRRADKNDDGKLSFEEFQNYFADGVLSPGELRELFSSIDGHPADNLETEKLCDYFSEHLGVYRPVLAALESLNCAVLTAMDTTKLEYERASKVDQFVTRFLLRETVSQLQALQSSLEGASDTLEAQAHGPRSDEERVEVQSRPRGSRRAGRRALRSVSRSPTWSPGSSDTEAPSLRGPVPDPQGRAQRLRCTGGSRSTVSRSSSTSWNARPPGWNPCTKRSLPRGPTRTSSWPKGRCRWQRKPCRTSTMPCAATWTSQGPRAIACSTSSPPAVRPSSASSLTTCRLQTPSPLCSSQHPGGL; translated from the exons ATGGCGTGCGCGGGGCTGCTCACTGTGTGCCTGATCCGGCCGCCTGCGCCGGAGCCCCCGCGACCCCCCGCGCCCGCGCCGGCAGCCGGATCCGCAGGACACGCGCTCTTCCAAGAC GTTTTCCGCAGAGCAGACAAGAATG ATGATGGTAAGCTCTCATTTGAAGAATTCCAGAATTACTTTGCCGATGGGGTTCTCAGCCCCGGGGAGCTGCGAGAGCTGTTCAGCAGTATTGATGGGCATCCCGCTGA CAATTTGGAAACGGAGAAACTGTGTG ACTACTTCTCTGAACACCTGGGCGTCTATCGGCCTGTGCTGGCTGCACTGGAGTCGCTGAACTGTGCAGTGCTCACTGCCATGGACACCACCAAGCTG gagtATGAGCGGGCCTCCAAGGTGGACCAGTTTGTGACACGCTTCCTATTGCGGGAGACGGTGAGCCAGCTCCAAGCCCTGCAGAGCTCGCTGGAGGGGGCGTCAGATACCCTGGAGGCCCAGGCCCACGGCCCACG GTCAGATGAAGAGAGGGTGGAGGTGCAGAGCAGGCCCCGAGGCAGCCGGCGGGCAGGGCGCAGGGCCCTGCGGAGTGTCAGTCGGTCACCCACCTGGTCTCCTGGCTCCTCTGACACAG AAGCCCCCAGCCTGAGGGGGCCCGTGCCTGACCCCCAGGGCAGAGCTCAGAGGCTGAGATGCACTGGCGGCTCCAGATCAACCGTCTCCAGGAGCTCATCGACCAGCTGGAATGCAAG GCCCCCCGGCTGGAACCCCTGCACGAAGAGGAGTTTACCAAGGGGCCCAACTCG CACATCCTCGTGGCCCAAAGGCAGGTGCAGGTGGCAGAGGAAGCCCTGCAGGACTTCCACCATGCCCTGTGCTGCTACGTGGACTTCACAGGGGCCCAGAGCCATTGCCTGCA GCACCAGCAGTCCGCCTGCAGTAAGGCCTTCCAGCGCATCCTCATTGACCACCTGCAGGCTCCAGACACCCTCACCACTGTGTTCTTCCCAG CATCCTGGTGGATTATGA
- the E2F1 gene encoding transcription factor E2F1 isoform X1, with protein sequence MAVAGAPTGGPCAPALEALLGAGALRLLDSSQIVIISTAQDASAPPAPAGPAAPAAGPRDPDLLLFATPQAPRPTPSAPRPALGRPPVKRRLDLETDHQYLAESSGPARGRGRHPGKGVKSPGEKSRYETSLNLTTKRFLELLSRSADGVVDLNWAAEVLKVQKRRIYDITNVLEGIQLIAKKSKNHIQWLGSHAAVGIGGRLEGLTQDLQQLQESERQLDHLIHMCTTQLRLLSEDADSQRLAYVTCQDLRSIADPAEQMVMVIKAPPETQLQAVDSSENLCFPGWAACGPPWKRTACPRWWRLTRSWSTCGRTSPASSPRSSSACPPRTRPSTTTSALRRARASETSSTVTLGTSLPWISDGA encoded by the exons ATGGCCGTGGCCGGGGCCCCCACGGGTGGCCCTTGCGCGCCGGCGCTGGAGGCCCTCCTCGGGGCCGGCGCGCTGCGGCTGCTCGACTCCTCGCAGATCGTCATCATCTCCACGGCGCAGGACGCCAGCGCCCCGCCGGCCCCTGCcggccccgccgcccccgccgccgggCCCCGCGACCCCGACCTGCTGCTCTTCGCCACGCCGCAGGCGCCCCGGCCCACACCCAGCGCGCCGCGCCCCGCGCTCGGCCGCCCGCCG GTGAAGCGGAGGCTGGACTTGGAAACTGACCATCAGTACCTGGCCGAGAGCAGTGGGCCAGCTCGGGGCAGAGGCCGCCACCCAGGAAAAG GTGTGAAATCCCCAGGGGAGAAGTCACGCTATGAAACATCGCTGAATCTGACTACCAAGCGCTTCCTGGAGTTGCTGAGCCGCTCGGCCGATGGTGTCGTCGACCTGAACTGGGCAGCTGAGGTGCTGAAGGTGCAGAAGCGGCGCATCTATGACATCACCAACGTCCTTGAGGGCATCCAGCTCATCGCCAAGAAGTCCAAGAACCACATCCAGTGGCT AGGCAGCCATGCAGCAGTGGGGATCGGTGGGCGGCTTGAAGGATTGACCCAGGACCTCCAGCAACTGCAGGAAAGCGAGCGGCAGCTGGACCACCTGATCCACATGTGCACCACTCAGCTGCGTCTGCTTTCCGAGGATGCTGACAGCCAGCG CCTGGCCTACGTGACCTGCCAGGACCTTCGTAGCATTGCAGACCCTGCAGAACAGATGGTTATGGTGATCAAGGCCCCCCCCGAGACCCAGCTTCAAGCCGTGGACTCCTCAGAG AACCTCTGCTTTCCCGGATGGGCAGCCTGCGGGCCCCCATGGAAGAGGACCGCCTGTCCCCGCTGGTGGCGGCTGACTCGCTCCTGGAGCACGTGCGGGAGGACTTCGCCGGCCTCCTCCCCGAGGAGTTCATCAGCCTGTCCCCCCCGCACGAGGCCCTCGACTACCACTTCGGCCTTGAGGAGGGCGAGGGCATCAGAGACCTCTTCGACTGTGACTTTGGGGACCTCACTCCCCTGGATTTCTGACGGGGCTTAG
- the C15H20orf144 gene encoding uncharacterized protein C20orf144 homolog translates to MGRAPPVVTSPAMGNNRSHKRTKVPKQARKERPPDMDKAWRKQQFFNHLKWKKPSTKIVLLFRLDKRQQLAEATAGPGARPGRPGEDAAGAPLGSQAAAPTLQGAGDGAERRESARGRETKTILVKLLLRLLDARLQQEERRVAGGPAGGPGVGGGAKAAHGWRRLVARLLTVSKAGRYAYPA, encoded by the exons ATGGGCCGGGCCCCCCCAGTGGTGACCAGCCCTGCCATGGGAAACAACAGGTCCCACAAGAGGACCAAAGTGCCCAAGCAGGCCCGCAAGGAGAGGCCACCTGACATGGACAAGGCCTGGCGGAAACAGCAGTTCTTCAACCACCTCAAGTGGAAGAAGCCGAGT accaAGATCGTGCTGCTTTTCCGCCTGGATAAGCGGCAGCAGCTAGCCGAGGCGACGGCGGGCCCCGGCGCGCGGCCCGGGCGGCCGGGTGAGGACGCGGCGGGCGCCCCCTTGGGCTCCCAGGCGGCGGCGCCCACGTTGCAAGGTGCGGGCGACGGCGCTGAGCGGCGCGAGAGCGCGCGTGGGCGCGAAACGAAGACGATCCTAGTCAAGCTGCTGCTGCGGCTGCTGGACGCACGGCTGCAGCAGGAGGAGCGCCGCGTGGCGGGCGGGCCCGCGGGCGGGCCCGGCGTGGGGGGCGGGGCCAAGGCCGCGCATGGCTGGCGGCGGCTTGTCGCCCGTCTCCTGACGGTGAGCAAGGCTGGCCGCTACGCCTACCCTGCCTAG
- the NECAB3 gene encoding N-terminal EF-hand calcium-binding protein 3 isoform X5, with protein MACAGLLTVCLIRPPAPEPPRPPAPAPAAGSAGHALFQDVFRRADKNDDGKLSFEEFQNYFADGVLSPGELRELFSSIDGHPADNLETEKLCDYFSEHLGVYRPVLAALESLNCAVLTAMDTTKLEYERASKVDQFVTRFLLRETVSQLQALQSSLEGASDTLEAQAHGPRSDEERVEVQSRPRGSRRAGRRALRSVSRSPTWSPGSSDTGQSSEAEMHWRLQINRLQELIDQLECKAPRLEPLHEEEFTKGPNSHILVAQRQVQVAEEALQDFHHALCCYVDFTGAQSHCLQHQQSACSKAFQRILIDHLQAPDTLTTVFFPASWWIMNNN; from the exons ATGGCGTGCGCGGGGCTGCTCACTGTGTGCCTGATCCGGCCGCCTGCGCCGGAGCCCCCGCGACCCCCCGCGCCCGCGCCGGCAGCCGGATCCGCAGGACACGCGCTCTTCCAAGAC GTTTTCCGCAGAGCAGACAAGAATG ATGATGGTAAGCTCTCATTTGAAGAATTCCAGAATTACTTTGCCGATGGGGTTCTCAGCCCCGGGGAGCTGCGAGAGCTGTTCAGCAGTATTGATGGGCATCCCGCTGA CAATTTGGAAACGGAGAAACTGTGTG ACTACTTCTCTGAACACCTGGGCGTCTATCGGCCTGTGCTGGCTGCACTGGAGTCGCTGAACTGTGCAGTGCTCACTGCCATGGACACCACCAAGCTG gagtATGAGCGGGCCTCCAAGGTGGACCAGTTTGTGACACGCTTCCTATTGCGGGAGACGGTGAGCCAGCTCCAAGCCCTGCAGAGCTCGCTGGAGGGGGCGTCAGATACCCTGGAGGCCCAGGCCCACGGCCCACG GTCAGATGAAGAGAGGGTGGAGGTGCAGAGCAGGCCCCGAGGCAGCCGGCGGGCAGGGCGCAGGGCCCTGCGGAGTGTCAGTCGGTCACCCACCTGGTCTCCTGGCTCCTCTGACACAG GGCAGAGCTCAGAGGCTGAGATGCACTGGCGGCTCCAGATCAACCGTCTCCAGGAGCTCATCGACCAGCTGGAATGCAAG GCCCCCCGGCTGGAACCCCTGCACGAAGAGGAGTTTACCAAGGGGCCCAACTCG CACATCCTCGTGGCCCAAAGGCAGGTGCAGGTGGCAGAGGAAGCCCTGCAGGACTTCCACCATGCCCTGTGCTGCTACGTGGACTTCACAGGGGCCCAGAGCCATTGCCTGCA GCACCAGCAGTCCGCCTGCAGTAAGGCCTTCCAGCGCATCCTCATTGACCACCTGCAGGCTCCAGACACCCTCACCACTGTGTTCTTCCCAG CATCCTGGTGGATTATGAATAATAACTGA
- the ACTL10 gene encoding actin-like protein 10 translates to MVTIRFSSAERRGRRPTKQNQELKGGPPSSPAEAGFSRRGRSFGLKGVAGPKVASLSGSRRVRRLPSLGRVAVVVDQGSGFTKAGFAGEEQPRLVLKSSSLVPSWDWPVLPGCELAGGVARAHPIKHGVVVDWEALEGLWERLLVGGLRVCPEQWPVLVSDSPSAPPAGRERVAELLFEALAVPACHIASTALLALCSVGAFSGLALEAGAGVCHATPIYAGHSWHEATFRLDVAGSTLSRYLRDLLVAACPDQRLHALPRKVITQLKKRCCYVSLDFEGDLRNPARHRPVSFYLGNGCSVCLSSERFRCPEPIFQPGLLGQAEPGLPTLAFRALQRMPTTLRTRLANTVVVAGGSTLFPGFTERLEMELEAQCRRHGYGALQPRLVAKPGRGTAVWTGGSMVASLRSFQCHWMTRAMYQECGSRLVHEVFN, encoded by the exons ATGGTTACAATCAGG TTCTCTAGCGCAGAAAGGCGGGGCCGTAGGCCCACGAAGCAGAACCAAGAGCTGAAAGGCGGGCCACCATCAAGTCCAGCTGAGGCGGGGTTCTCACGCCGGGGGCGGAGCTTTGGGCTGAAGGGCGTGGCCGGCCCGAAGGTGGCGTCGCTGTCCGGGAGCCGCCGGGTCCGCCGGCTGCCCTCGCTGGGCCGCGTCGCGGTGGTGGTGGACCAGGGCTCGGGCTTCACCAAGGCGGGCTTCGCGGGCGAGGAGCAGCCGCGCCTGGTACTGAAGAGCTCCAGCCTGGTGCCCAGCTGGGACTGGCCCGTGCTGCCCGGCTGTGAGCTGGCGGGCGGCGTGGCGCGGGCGCACCCCATCAAGCACGGCGTGGTGGTGGACTGGGAGGCGCTGGAGGGGCTGTGGGAGCGCCTGCTGGTGGGCGGCCTGCGGGTGTGCCCAGAGCAGTGGCCGGTGCTGGTGAGCGACTCGCCGTCGGCTCCGCCCGCGGGCCGCGAGAGGGTGGCCGAGCTGCTGTTCGAGGCCCTGGCAGTGCCCGCGTGCCACATAGCCAGCACCGCGTTGCTGGCGCTCTGCTCTGTCGGCGCGTTCAGCGGGCTGGCCTTGGAGGCGGGCGCTGGCGTGTGCCACGCCACACCCATCTATGCGGGTCACTCGTGGCACGAGGCCACCTTCCGGCTGGACGTGGCAGGCAGTACTCTGTCGCGTTACCTGCGGGACCTGCTGGTGGCAGCCTGCCCCGATCAACGACTGCATGCCCTGCCCCGCAAGGTCATCACACAGCTCAAGAAGCGCTGCTGCTATGTGTCGCTGGACTTCGAGGGTGACCTCCGTAACCCTGCCCGCCACCGTCCTGTCAGTTTCTACTTAGGCAATGGGTGCTCTGTCTGCCTCAGCAGTGAGCGCTTCCGCTGCCCGGAACCTATCTTCCAGCCGGGTCTGCTAGGCCAGGCTGAGCCGGGACTGCCCACCCTGGCCTTCCGGGCACTGCAGAGGATGCCCACAACACTACGGACACGGCTGGCCAACACCGTGGTGGTGGCCGGTGGCTCCACGCTTTTCCCTGGCTTCACTGAGCGCCTGGAGATGGAGCTGGAAGCCCAGTGCCGGCGGCATGGTTATGGGGCACTGCAGCCTCGCCTGGTGGCCAAACCCGGGCGTGGCACAGCAGTGTGGACAGGCGGCTCCATGGTGGCCTCATTGCGTTCCTTCCAATGCCACTGGATGACCCGGGCCATGTACCAGGAATGTGGCTCCAGGCTGGTGCATGAAGTGTTCAACTGA
- the NECAB3 gene encoding N-terminal EF-hand calcium-binding protein 3 isoform X3 — translation MACAGLLTVCLIRPPAPEPPRPPAPAPAAGSAGHALFQDVFRRADKNDDGKLSFEEFQNYFADGVLSPGELRELFSSIDGHPADNLETEKLCDYFSEHLGVYRPVLAALESLNCAVLTAMDTTKLEYERASKVDQFVTRFLLRETVSQLQALQSSLEGASDTLEAQAHGPRSDEERVEVQSRPRGSRRAGRRALRSVSRSPTWSPGSSDTGQSSEAEMHWRLQINRLQELIDQLECKAPRLEPLHEEEFTKGPNSHILVAQRQVQVAEEALQDFHHALCCYVDFTGAQSHCLHVSAQKMLDSASFTLYEFWQDEASWRRHQQSACSKAFQRILIDHLQAPDTLTTVFFPASWWIMNNN, via the exons ATGGCGTGCGCGGGGCTGCTCACTGTGTGCCTGATCCGGCCGCCTGCGCCGGAGCCCCCGCGACCCCCCGCGCCCGCGCCGGCAGCCGGATCCGCAGGACACGCGCTCTTCCAAGAC GTTTTCCGCAGAGCAGACAAGAATG ATGATGGTAAGCTCTCATTTGAAGAATTCCAGAATTACTTTGCCGATGGGGTTCTCAGCCCCGGGGAGCTGCGAGAGCTGTTCAGCAGTATTGATGGGCATCCCGCTGA CAATTTGGAAACGGAGAAACTGTGTG ACTACTTCTCTGAACACCTGGGCGTCTATCGGCCTGTGCTGGCTGCACTGGAGTCGCTGAACTGTGCAGTGCTCACTGCCATGGACACCACCAAGCTG gagtATGAGCGGGCCTCCAAGGTGGACCAGTTTGTGACACGCTTCCTATTGCGGGAGACGGTGAGCCAGCTCCAAGCCCTGCAGAGCTCGCTGGAGGGGGCGTCAGATACCCTGGAGGCCCAGGCCCACGGCCCACG GTCAGATGAAGAGAGGGTGGAGGTGCAGAGCAGGCCCCGAGGCAGCCGGCGGGCAGGGCGCAGGGCCCTGCGGAGTGTCAGTCGGTCACCCACCTGGTCTCCTGGCTCCTCTGACACAG GGCAGAGCTCAGAGGCTGAGATGCACTGGCGGCTCCAGATCAACCGTCTCCAGGAGCTCATCGACCAGCTGGAATGCAAG GCCCCCCGGCTGGAACCCCTGCACGAAGAGGAGTTTACCAAGGGGCCCAACTCG CACATCCTCGTGGCCCAAAGGCAGGTGCAGGTGGCAGAGGAAGCCCTGCAGGACTTCCACCATGCCCTGTGCTGCTACGTGGACTTCACAGGGGCCCAGAGCCATTGCCTGCA TGTGTCTGCCCAGAAGATGCTGGACAGTGCCTCCTTCACCCTGTACGAGTTCTGGCAGGATGAGGCCTCCTGGAGAAG GCACCAGCAGTCCGCCTGCAGTAAGGCCTTCCAGCGCATCCTCATTGACCACCTGCAGGCTCCAGACACCCTCACCACTGTGTTCTTCCCAG CATCCTGGTGGATTATGAATAATAACTGA
- the NECAB3 gene encoding N-terminal EF-hand calcium-binding protein 3 isoform X1, whose product MACAGLLTVCLIRPPAPEPPRPPAPAPAAGSAGHALFQDVFRRADKNDDGKLSFEEFQNYFADGVLSPGELRELFSSIDGHPADNLETEKLCDYFSEHLGVYRPVLAALESLNCAVLTAMDTTKLEYERASKVDQFVTRFLLRETVSQLQALQSSLEGASDTLEAQAHGPRSDEERVEVQSRPRGSRRAGRRALRSVSRSPTWSPGSSDTEAPSLRGPVPDPQGRAQRLRCTGGSRSTVSRSSSTSWNARPPGWNPCTKRSLPRGPTRTSSWPKGRCRWQRKPCRTSTMPCAATWTSQGPRAIACMCLPRRCWTVPPSPCTSSGRMRPPGEGTSSPPAVRPSSASSLTTCRLQTPSPLCSSQHPGGL is encoded by the exons ATGGCGTGCGCGGGGCTGCTCACTGTGTGCCTGATCCGGCCGCCTGCGCCGGAGCCCCCGCGACCCCCCGCGCCCGCGCCGGCAGCCGGATCCGCAGGACACGCGCTCTTCCAAGAC GTTTTCCGCAGAGCAGACAAGAATG ATGATGGTAAGCTCTCATTTGAAGAATTCCAGAATTACTTTGCCGATGGGGTTCTCAGCCCCGGGGAGCTGCGAGAGCTGTTCAGCAGTATTGATGGGCATCCCGCTGA CAATTTGGAAACGGAGAAACTGTGTG ACTACTTCTCTGAACACCTGGGCGTCTATCGGCCTGTGCTGGCTGCACTGGAGTCGCTGAACTGTGCAGTGCTCACTGCCATGGACACCACCAAGCTG gagtATGAGCGGGCCTCCAAGGTGGACCAGTTTGTGACACGCTTCCTATTGCGGGAGACGGTGAGCCAGCTCCAAGCCCTGCAGAGCTCGCTGGAGGGGGCGTCAGATACCCTGGAGGCCCAGGCCCACGGCCCACG GTCAGATGAAGAGAGGGTGGAGGTGCAGAGCAGGCCCCGAGGCAGCCGGCGGGCAGGGCGCAGGGCCCTGCGGAGTGTCAGTCGGTCACCCACCTGGTCTCCTGGCTCCTCTGACACAG AAGCCCCCAGCCTGAGGGGGCCCGTGCCTGACCCCCAGGGCAGAGCTCAGAGGCTGAGATGCACTGGCGGCTCCAGATCAACCGTCTCCAGGAGCTCATCGACCAGCTGGAATGCAAG GCCCCCCGGCTGGAACCCCTGCACGAAGAGGAGTTTACCAAGGGGCCCAACTCG CACATCCTCGTGGCCCAAAGGCAGGTGCAGGTGGCAGAGGAAGCCCTGCAGGACTTCCACCATGCCCTGTGCTGCTACGTGGACTTCACAGGGGCCCAGAGCCATTGCCTGCA TGTGTCTGCCCAGAAGATGCTGGACAGTGCCTCCTTCACCCTGTACGAGTTCTGGCAGGATGAGGCCTCCTGGAGAAG GCACCAGCAGTCCGCCTGCAGTAAGGCCTTCCAGCGCATCCTCATTGACCACCTGCAGGCTCCAGACACCCTCACCACTGTGTTCTTCCCAG CATCCTGGTGGATTATGA